Genomic window (Melioribacteraceae bacterium):
AAAAATATTAATGAACAAATAAAAACTCTCTTCTCCAATTATTTCACAATTCTCGCCGATATAGAAGAAGACTACAAGAGAGAAAAATTAAAAATACAGAGCGGTGATGAGTTGCCTCCGGGAATTACTCAGTTAGCTAAAGTATATGTTGCTAAAAAAAGAAAAATTTCTGTTGGTGATAAAATGGCAGGCCGACACGGTAATAAAGGTGTTGTTGCTAAAGTTGTTCCGCTCGAAGATATGCCATATCATGAAGATGGAACACCGGTTGATATAGTTCTTAATCCGCTCGGTGTACCTTCACGTATGAACATTGGTCAATTGTATGAAACAGCTCTTGGATGGGTAGGTAAAAAATTGGGCGTTAAATTTGAAACACCGATTTTTGACAGCGCCAGAGTTTCTGAAGTAGAAGATTGGATTAAAAAAGCTGAAATAGATGAAGGAAGTAAAACATGGTTGTACAATGGCAGAACAGGTGAAAAGTTCCACCAGAAAGTTACAACCGGATATATATATATGATGAAATTGGGTCACATGGTTGATGATAAAATCCATGCCCGTTCAATTGGGCCATACTCTTTAATTACCCAGCAACCGTTGGGTGGTAAAGCTCAATTTGGCGGTCAACGATTTGGTGAAATGGAAGTTTGGGCGCTAGAAGGTTATGGTGCTGCACATGTTCTTCAAGAAGTTCTCACGGTTAAAAGTGATGACGTTACCGGAAGAGCCAAAACCTATGAAGCAATAGTTAAAGGGGAAAATATTCCTGAACCAAATATCCCTGAAGCATTTAATGTAATGATTAAAGAACTTCAAGGACTCGGATTAGATATTAAAATTAACTAAACCCGCCTGCAGTTGGCAGGTCAACCAGAGTTTGACTAAAGGAGTGAAAAATGCGATTAAAAGCGCAAGAAAATAAAATTAAACAGATAGAAACCTTAACCATTGGTTTAGCTAGTCCTGATGATATTCTATCAAGATCTCACGGTGAGGTAACAAAGCCGGAAACTATTAATTACCGCTCATTCAGACCTGAAAAAGAGGGACTATTCTGCGAGAAAATATTTGGTCCGGTAAAAGATTGGGAATGCGCGTGCGGAAAATATAAAGGCATTCGCTACAAAGGTATTGTGTGCGATCGTTGCGGTGTTGAAGTTACTCTAAAAAGTGTTCGCCGCGAGAGAATGGGGCATATATCATTAGCTGTTCCGGTTGTTCATATTTGGTTCTTTAAAGCTCTTCCTTCTAAAATTGGTAATATTATTGGAATGACCACCAAAGAACTTGAAAAAATAGTTTACTACGAATCCTACGTCGTTATTAATCCCGGTCCTACAGGATTAAATAAAAAAGATTTGATTTCCGAAGATCAGTATTATGAAATATTATCTTCTCTACCTCATGAAAATGATGGTTTGGAAGATGACGACCCGAAAAAATTTGTTGCTAAAATAGGTGGCGATGCTGTTAAAGAATTGCTGAAGAAGATTGATATTGAAGCAACATTCGCAGATCTAAAATCGCAGTTGGGACCCGATACTTCACAACAAAAAAGAACTGATCTACTAAAAAGATTGAGAGTATTGGAAGCATTCAGAGAGAAGGAAGCTAAAGTTCCTAATAAACCCGAATGGATGATTCTGAGTGTAATACCAGTAATTCCACCTGAACTTCGTCCCCTTGTACCTCTGGAAGGTGGCCGATTTGCGACTTCAGATTTAAATGACCTGTATAGAAGAGTTATTATTAGAAATAATAGATTAAGAAGATTATTAGATATTAAAGCTCCCGAAGTTATTCTTCGTAATGAAAAAAGAATGCTTCAAGAAGCAGTTGACGCATTATTCGATAATTCAAGAAGAGCAAGCGCAGTTAGAAGTGATGGTAACCGTCCGCTTAAATCTTTAAGCGATATGTTAAAAGGTAAGCAGGGACGTTTCCGTCAAAACCTTTTAGGAAAACGTGTTGATTATTCAGGTCGTTCTGTAATTGTGGTTGGTCCTGAATTGAAACTTCACCAATGCGGGTTACCAAAAGATATGGCAGTTGAGCTATTCAAACCTTTCATTATTAGAAAACTGATTGAACGCGGACATTTTAAAACTGTAAAAAGTGCAAGAAAAGCGGTTGATAGAAAAGAGCCGGTTATTTGGGATATTCTGGAAAAGTTGATTGATGGTCATCCAATTATGTTGAACCGCGCACCCACTCTTCACAGATTGGGTATTCAAGCTTTTCAACCAATATTAATTGATGGAAAAGCAATTCAGCTTCATCCATTGGTTTGTACAGCTTTCAATGCGGATTTCGATGGCGATCAAATGGCTGTTCACGTTCCTCTTTCATATGAGGCTCAACTTGAAGCTTCTGTTTTAATGTTAAGCAGTCATAATATTCTATCTCCACAAAATGGTTTACCTATTGTGCTGCCTTCTCAAGATATAGTTCTTGGTCTTTATTACTTAACAAAAGCTAGAGCAGGTGCAAAAGGTGAAGGTAAAATTTTCTCCAGCACTGAAGAAGCAATGATAGCTTATAACTATCAGGTGGTGGATCTTCATGCAAAAATTAAAGTTAAGATTGATGAAGCATTTTTGGAGACAACAATTGGAAGAGTAATTTTCAATGCAATTGTTCCGAAGGAAATGGGATTCATTAATGAATTATTAATGAAGAAAAGTTTCAGTGGATTTATTTATAGAATGTTCATCAAATTAGGAAACGAAGTAACTGCTAAATTCCTCGATGACTTGAAAGACTTAGGTTACCGTTACGCTACCAGCGCTGGAATATCAATCAGTTTCAGCGATATGATCATTCCTGAAGAAAAGGTTAAACTCATTAATGATTCTAATAAAAAAGTTTCTGATATATTGAATGAGTATGAACAAGGCTTGATTACAGATGCAGAGCGATATAACAAAATTATCGACGTATGGACATTCACAACGAATAACGTGGCAAAATCGTTAATGGAAAAATTGAAAACCGATCAGAACGGATTCAATCCTCTACATATGATGGTTGATTCCGGTGCGAGAGGTTCCCAAGATCAGGTGCGTCAATTAGCCGGTATGCGTGGTTTGATGATGAAACCACAAAAAAGCTTAACCGGTCAATCTGGTGAAATTATTGAAAACCCGATTGTTGCTAACTTTAAAGAAGGACTTTCGGTTCTAGAATACTTCATCTCAACACACGGTGCTCGTAAAGGACTTGCTGATACGGCTCTTAAAACTGCCGATGCGGGATACCTAACCAGAAGATTGTGCGATGTTGCTCAAGATGTAATTATCTCGGAAATTGATTGCGGCACTATTCGTGGTGTTTACGTTTCTGCATTAAAAGATGTTGAATTGGAAAGAGAGCCACTTGCAGAAAGAATTACCGGACGTGTTGCTCAAGAGGATGTTTACGATACCCGAAATGATGATTTGATTATTGAGGCTGGTGAAGTAATTACAGAAGAAATTGCCGAACGAATAGATGATGCAAACCTTGATCAAGTTTATATTAGAACAGTATTAACCTGCGAATCGAAACGCGGAGTATGCGCTAAATGTTATGGCCGTAATTTAACTACTGGTCAATTGGTTGAAATTGGTGAGGCTGTGGGAATCATTGCGGCACAATCAATTGGTGAACCTGGAACACAGTTAACATTGCGTACATTCCACCTTGGAGGTACATCAGCGCGTATTGCGTCACAATCACAAGTTGAAACTAACGTAGCCGGAACAATTCGCTTTGATAAAATTGCCTTTGTAGAAAAAACTGACTTCTTTGGAAAAGTAAAAGTTGTTATTGGAAGAAGAGGTTCAATCGGAATATTTGATGACGATGATAGACAAATTAGAAAATTTGATATTCCTTATGGCGCCGAGTTAATGGTAAGTGATGACCAAAAAGTTCAAAAAGGTCAAGCCCTATACAATCACGATCCTTACAACGCTGTAATTGTAGCCGATATTCCCGGAACTGTTTCTTTTATTGATCTTATTGAAAATAATACTTTGCAACAAGTTGCTGATGATCAGACTGGTCACGTACAAAAAGTAGTTATTGAATCGAAAGATAAAACATTAACGCCAAGTATCATGATAAAAGATGATAAAGGACATGAGAAGGTATTCAATATTCCAACTCGTGCTTATCTTTCAGTTGAAGAAGGGGAACATATCCAGGCTGGAACAATTGTGGCAAAAATTTCGAAATCGGCTTCTAAAACCCGCGATATCACAGGCGGTTTGCCAAGAGTAACTGAATTATTTGAAGCTAGAAGTCCACATGATCCTGCGGTTGTTTCTGAGATTGAAGGAAAAGTGAAATTTGGAGCCCGTAAAAAAGGTTCTCGAGAAATCATTATCGAATCTCTTGACGGGACAATCCAGAAAGTATATAACATCCCTTACGGAAAACATATACTTGTTCAAGAAAATGATGAAATTCCAGCAGGTGAAAAAATTACTGATGGTCCTATTAATCCTCATGATATCTTGAAGATTAAAGGTACCAATGCAGTACAAGAGTATCTTGTAAATGAAATTCAAGATGTTTACCGTCTGCAAGGTGTAAAAATTAATGATAAACATATCGAAGTGATTGTAAAACAGATGCTTCAGAAGCTTCAAGTGATATCTGCTGGGGACTCAACATTCATTGAAGAAGATCTTGTTGGTAGAAATAAATTAATTGACGAAAACGAAATGTTGAAAGGGATGGTTTATATTACCGATCCAGGCCAATCCAAATATAGAACTGGACAACTTATCACTCGTGCAAAATTCCGTGAGGTTAATACCGATTTAACTAGAAAAAGCAAGAAATTAATTGAAGCTCGAGATGCTGATCCTGCAACTTTCGATAATATTTTGTTGGGTATTACGCATGCGGCACTCTCAACCGAAAGCTTTATTTCGGCAGCATCATTCCAGGAAACTACTAAGGTATTAACTAATGCGGCAACAGAGGCAAGAGTAGATAGACTAATTGGTTTAAAGGAAAATGTTGTGATGGGACACTTAATTCCCGCTGGAACAGGTCTTAAAAAGTACCGTGAGATAATATTAACAGCTGATGAAGTACAAAATGTACCAGAAGATGAAGCTTTGGTTGTAGAAAAGGAAATAATATAAAGTAATTGTTAAAATAATAAACAGACTTGCTTGACAAATTAACTGATAATCAATAAATTTCAAGTCTGAATTTTTATCGAAAAGTAATTATTTCGGAGGATTTTACGTGCCAACAATAAATCAGTTGGTTAGAAAAGGAAGATTAGTTGTAACCTCAAAAAACAAAGCTCCGGCTTTGGACGCATGTCCGCAAAAAAGAGGAGTTTGTACAAGAGTTTATACAACTACGCCGAAGAAACCAAATTCGGCACTTCGCAAGGTTGCAAGAGTTCGTCTCACAAATCATATTGAAGTTACTGCTTATATCCCGGGAGAAGGACACAATTTACAAGAACACTCAATTGTTCTTATTAGAGGCGGCAGAGTTAAGGATTTACCCGGCGTGCGCTATCACATTATTAGAGGTACATTGGATACAAGCGGTGTGGAAGATCGTAAAAAGAGTCGTTCTAAATATGGAACCAAAAAACCTAAAGCAAAATAGACTGATATGAGAAAGAAAAGAGCAGAAAAAAAATACTTAAAACCAGATCCAAAATTCAATGATATTCTGGTTTCAAAATTTATGAACTACATTATGTTGCATGGCAAAAAATCTACCGCCAGAACTATAATTTATGACAGCTTCGATATTATTGAGCAGAGAACTAAAAAACCTGCTCTAGAAGTATTTAAAAAAGCGGTTCAAAATGTTCAACCTCTCGTTGAAGTGAGAAGCAGAAGAGTTGGGGGTGCCACGTATCAAGTTCCAATGGAAGTTCGCCCTGAGAGAAGAGTTGCTCTTGCGTTTCGCTGGATTAAAAACTACGCCAGAGATAGAAAAGATAAATCAATGGCTCTAAAAGTTGCCGCAGAATTGATTGCCGCTTCAAATGGTGAAGGTTCTTCAGTTAAAAAGAAAGATGACACACATAGAATGGCTGAAGCAAATAAAGCTTTTGCCCACTTTAAATGGTAAGAAAGGGAATATAATTTTAGATGTCGAAAAGAGTTGACATAGATAAAGTAAGAAACATTGGTATTATGGCGCACATTGATGCCGGTAAAACTACTACAACCGAAAGAATTTTATATTATACCGGTAAATTGCATAGAATGGGTGAAGTACATGATGGCGCCGCTACTATGGATTGGATGGAGCAGGAAAAAGAACGCGGGATTACTATTACTAGTGCGGCTACTTCTACTTCGTGGCGCGATCATCAAATAAATATAATTGATACTCCAGGTCACGTTGATTTTACTGTTGAAGTTGAACGATCTTTAAGAGTTCTTGATGGCGCTATAGCTTTGTTTTGTGCAGTTGGCGGTGTTGAACCCCAGTCTGAAACAGTTTGGCGTCAAGCTGATAAATATGGTGTGCCAAGAATTGCATTTGTTAATAAAATGGATAGAATTGGAGCTGATTTCTTTCATGCAGTTCAGATGATGAGAGAAAAATTGGCTGCTAACGCTGTTCCGATTGTTGTTCCTGTTGGAGAAGGTGATATTTTTGTTGGTATCATCGATCTTATGAGTATGAAAGCAAGAATGTTTCATGAAGATACGCAAGGAATGACCTTTGATGATGTGGAGATTCCTGCCGATTTATTGCCGATAGCTCAGAAATACCGTACTCAAATGTTGGAAGCTGTGTCTGATGTTGATGATTCTTTACTAGAGAAATATTTGGAAGGTAAAGAGATCTCTACAGAAGAGGTTAAGAATGTTCTCCGTTTGGCCACTGTTCAATCTAAAATTATCCCGGTATTGTGTGGTTCATCATTCAAGAACAAAGGCGTTCAAATGTTACTTGATGCCGTAATCGATTTCTTACCTTCCCCCTTGGATTCGGGTAATTTGGTTGCGCATCATATACATAAAAATGATCATGTTGAAAGAAAAATTAGTGAAAAAGAAAAGTTTACTGCTTTAGCATTTAAAGTAATGACCGATCCTTATGTTGGAAAACTTACATTTATTAGAGTTTACAGTGGCGTATTAGATAGTGGTTCATACATTTTCAATTCTGTATCAAATAGAAAAGAGAGAGTTGGTCGTGTCCTGCAAATGCATGCTAACCACAGAGAAGATTTAGAACAAATTAGGGTTGGTGATATAGCCGCGGTTGTTGGATTAAAACACACACGTACCGGCGATACACTTTGTTCAGAGGATGATCCGATTATTTTAGAAAAAATGATCTTCCCCGAGCCGGTTATTCAGATTGCAATTGAACCAAAGACTAAAGCTGATCAGGATAAATTGTCGGATGCTTTAACGAAATTATCCGACGAAGACCCAACATTTAAAGTTAAAGTTGACGATGAAACAGGCCAAACTTTGATTAGTGGAATGGGCGAATTACATCTTGAGATATTGGTTGATAGAATGAAAAGAGAGTTTAAAGTTGAAGCAAATGTTGGTAAACCTCAAGTTGCTTATCGAGAAACCATTTCCAAATCGGTTAAAGCTGAAGGTAAATTTGTTAAACAGTCTGGTGGGCGAGGGAAGTATGGCCATGTATATATTGAATTTACACCTAACGAACCAGGTAAAGGTTTTGAGTTTGAGAATGCAATTGTCGGTGGTTCTGTTCCAAAAGAATATATAAATCCAGTATTGCACGGTTTAGAAGAAGCCATGAGAAATGGTGTACTTGCAGGTTTCCCGGTTGTAGATATAAAAGCAAAATTATACGATGGTTCGTATCACGATGTTGATTCTGATGAAATTTCATTTAAAGTTGCTGCCTCAATGGCTTTTAAGCAGGGTGCGTTAAAAGCTAGTCCAATCTTGCTTGAACCAATAATGAGTGTTGAGGTCACAACCCCTGAGGAATATCTTGGCGATGTGATGGGTGATTTAAACTCAAGAAGAGGAAAAATTGAAGGATTTAATTCCCGCAAAGATGCTCAAGTAATTAAAGCTATGGTGCCTCTTGCCCAAATGTTTGGATACGCAACAACGTTACGATCGATGACTCAAGGTAGAGCAATTTATTCGATGCAGTTTTCACACTATAATGAAGTACCTAAATCTGTTGCGGAAGAGATTACAGAAAAAACACAAGCTAAGAAGTCATCAGTTTAAGAAAAATAAATAATCTAAAAAAAGAAAATAAAACACATTAAGGAGAGTATTTAAGATGGCAA
Coding sequences:
- the rpoC gene encoding DNA-directed RNA polymerase subunit beta' encodes the protein MRLKAQENKIKQIETLTIGLASPDDILSRSHGEVTKPETINYRSFRPEKEGLFCEKIFGPVKDWECACGKYKGIRYKGIVCDRCGVEVTLKSVRRERMGHISLAVPVVHIWFFKALPSKIGNIIGMTTKELEKIVYYESYVVINPGPTGLNKKDLISEDQYYEILSSLPHENDGLEDDDPKKFVAKIGGDAVKELLKKIDIEATFADLKSQLGPDTSQQKRTDLLKRLRVLEAFREKEAKVPNKPEWMILSVIPVIPPELRPLVPLEGGRFATSDLNDLYRRVIIRNNRLRRLLDIKAPEVILRNEKRMLQEAVDALFDNSRRASAVRSDGNRPLKSLSDMLKGKQGRFRQNLLGKRVDYSGRSVIVVGPELKLHQCGLPKDMAVELFKPFIIRKLIERGHFKTVKSARKAVDRKEPVIWDILEKLIDGHPIMLNRAPTLHRLGIQAFQPILIDGKAIQLHPLVCTAFNADFDGDQMAVHVPLSYEAQLEASVLMLSSHNILSPQNGLPIVLPSQDIVLGLYYLTKARAGAKGEGKIFSSTEEAMIAYNYQVVDLHAKIKVKIDEAFLETTIGRVIFNAIVPKEMGFINELLMKKSFSGFIYRMFIKLGNEVTAKFLDDLKDLGYRYATSAGISISFSDMIIPEEKVKLINDSNKKVSDILNEYEQGLITDAERYNKIIDVWTFTTNNVAKSLMEKLKTDQNGFNPLHMMVDSGARGSQDQVRQLAGMRGLMMKPQKSLTGQSGEIIENPIVANFKEGLSVLEYFISTHGARKGLADTALKTADAGYLTRRLCDVAQDVIISEIDCGTIRGVYVSALKDVELEREPLAERITGRVAQEDVYDTRNDDLIIEAGEVITEEIAERIDDANLDQVYIRTVLTCESKRGVCAKCYGRNLTTGQLVEIGEAVGIIAAQSIGEPGTQLTLRTFHLGGTSARIASQSQVETNVAGTIRFDKIAFVEKTDFFGKVKVVIGRRGSIGIFDDDDRQIRKFDIPYGAELMVSDDQKVQKGQALYNHDPYNAVIVADIPGTVSFIDLIENNTLQQVADDQTGHVQKVVIESKDKTLTPSIMIKDDKGHEKVFNIPTRAYLSVEEGEHIQAGTIVAKISKSASKTRDITGGLPRVTELFEARSPHDPAVVSEIEGKVKFGARKKGSREIIIESLDGTIQKVYNIPYGKHILVQENDEIPAGEKITDGPINPHDILKIKGTNAVQEYLVNEIQDVYRLQGVKINDKHIEVIVKQMLQKLQVISAGDSTFIEEDLVGRNKLIDENEMLKGMVYITDPGQSKYRTGQLITRAKFREVNTDLTRKSKKLIEARDADPATFDNILLGITHAALSTESFISAASFQETTKVLTNAATEARVDRLIGLKENVVMGHLIPAGTGLKKYREIILTADEVQNVPEDEALVVEKEII
- the rpsL gene encoding 30S ribosomal protein S12, which gives rise to MPTINQLVRKGRLVVTSKNKAPALDACPQKRGVCTRVYTTTPKKPNSALRKVARVRLTNHIEVTAYIPGEGHNLQEHSIVLIRGGRVKDLPGVRYHIIRGTLDTSGVEDRKKSRSKYGTKKPKAK
- the rpsG gene encoding 30S ribosomal protein S7; translation: MRKKRAEKKYLKPDPKFNDILVSKFMNYIMLHGKKSTARTIIYDSFDIIEQRTKKPALEVFKKAVQNVQPLVEVRSRRVGGATYQVPMEVRPERRVALAFRWIKNYARDRKDKSMALKVAAELIAASNGEGSSVKKKDDTHRMAEANKAFAHFKW
- the fusA gene encoding elongation factor G; translated protein: MSKRVDIDKVRNIGIMAHIDAGKTTTTERILYYTGKLHRMGEVHDGAATMDWMEQEKERGITITSAATSTSWRDHQINIIDTPGHVDFTVEVERSLRVLDGAIALFCAVGGVEPQSETVWRQADKYGVPRIAFVNKMDRIGADFFHAVQMMREKLAANAVPIVVPVGEGDIFVGIIDLMSMKARMFHEDTQGMTFDDVEIPADLLPIAQKYRTQMLEAVSDVDDSLLEKYLEGKEISTEEVKNVLRLATVQSKIIPVLCGSSFKNKGVQMLLDAVIDFLPSPLDSGNLVAHHIHKNDHVERKISEKEKFTALAFKVMTDPYVGKLTFIRVYSGVLDSGSYIFNSVSNRKERVGRVLQMHANHREDLEQIRVGDIAAVVGLKHTRTGDTLCSEDDPIILEKMIFPEPVIQIAIEPKTKADQDKLSDALTKLSDEDPTFKVKVDDETGQTLISGMGELHLEILVDRMKREFKVEANVGKPQVAYRETISKSVKAEGKFVKQSGGRGKYGHVYIEFTPNEPGKGFEFENAIVGGSVPKEYINPVLHGLEEAMRNGVLAGFPVVDIKAKLYDGSYHDVDSDEISFKVAASMAFKQGALKASPILLEPIMSVEVTTPEEYLGDVMGDLNSRRGKIEGFNSRKDAQVIKAMVPLAQMFGYATTLRSMTQGRAIYSMQFSHYNEVPKSVAEEITEKTQAKKSSV